The Cydia pomonella isolate Wapato2018A chromosome 23, ilCydPomo1, whole genome shotgun sequence region atcgttgtctaggtacctacaacacaagccatactgagcttactgtaggacttagtcaatttgtgtaataatgtcctatatttgttttttttttgtcgtgtcattcacgacgacgcgtgccttaactcgtattgtcatgtcattaaaggttagatttgacaaaactgcgcgtcatcgtggatgacacgaactatataaaaGTTATCAAAGACGTATGTTCGTGATGACATGATCTATACTTAGGTACCTCGTTTAATTagtaaaatacttacctacctattaaaCAAACAGAcatataatttcatattttatgtcAACAAtcaccaataaaataaaatccgaCACTTACCACTTTAGTCGCCGACGGTCCTCATGTAAATAAGCCGGTGGCAGAGAAATTTAATTAAGATGATATATGACGCCCTCACTTAACGGTACCGTCGGCAACGATGGTATCTCGCGATGACTTACCAAAAACGGTTATCGCGATCTGTGCGTGCTTTTTGTGAGGATGGCGTTGTTCTGGTAAAGTTATGTTTATTTGTTGAATTTCGCACTTTGTGGAcagtattttttaagatttagcTAGTTTGGAATCGGTACTCACCGTAATTTCTATtcgatcaactttttttttattcagttctttggattttttataaatagcGGATCTGGACTAGCATGGTTTACAGATACAGGGTTCcgatttagggttccgtacctagaaaggaaaaacggaagccttatagaatcactttgttgtccgtccgtccgcccgtctgtccgtctgtcaagacccttgttctcaggaacgcgtggaggtatcaagctggaatttatatcaaatactcaggtctactgttcCTTGGAGCtgtaaaaaatcaaacttctaagccaacgcaatcaaaagatacagccgtttatgcagCAAATTTCCGAAAATTTttgacactcgcaagggaatcaaaacctacagggtacgttcccgtgaactcagaatcttgaaatatggtacgaagcaacgtcttatagcacagatgaaggaaaaattgcgaaaaccgtaaatttttagttacatcatataatactatatacctacaggtttgtacagaaccctcggtgcgcgagtctgactcgcactttcccggttttttaaataaataatcaacaaattaccatcaggctggccatatgcttgtttgccaccgacttagtattaaaaaaatctttggtGTGTAATAAAAGCTCCTGACCGAATTATTAGTCTTTTTGCATATCTTTCGAGAACTATTTTTTTGCTATAGGGactgtgcgcgttggagggtctgccatcttgtggcctgaatcggaaccataaacatgtacatttacacgtcacgtgttttcttgtgcatggtaggttctgccatcttttgggctacatcggaacaataaacatcacatttacgcctcgcgccaaaaatctgacggctcccgtgctgcctcctacagttcatgcacgctccctatagtgtCTGTTATTATCTGTCTGGACAGTACAATCCAGGTTTGACCCTACAAATgttgaccaccacacacatgCTTAAACGAAATTTTctgttaatatttaaacattCCCGTGTTTCTGCCGACCATCCGTCATAATCACCTCCACGACGCTCGGCGCTGCGCCGGCGCACGCATTGTGCTTTTTCTTCCATTTTTAAACCCAACCGACGGAAGGCGTATTTCAGACTTCGAATGCATTCCTCGAACTAATTTACTGAAAACGCCTATGATAAAACTAACATTTTAACCCCTAAAAAAGCGTATATTGTCAGAAAAAATGAAGCACTTATGTCCTTCTGCATTTTCTTCTAATTTTAGCTTTACCGCCTTTAAAATAAAGTTTGGTTTTGGGCGGAGAAGGAAGTCGTTTTTCAGCATTCTTTggttttacaattatttttaatagtttcgGTGGTTTATTAAACTGTCTCTTAATTATGCTTTTGGAACgagttaaaatttatatttgtacCATGTTACTTTTCATAGTAGTTTatatgactgctacataatgaaaggcattaaaatacgagcgGAGGTTCATGAAACAAACTAAAAGCgaatttcataaaaacatcacgcgagtgttttattttaatgtctaTACATACACTACTTTAACAACATACATAATGGAAATAGATTGAGTATTTTCGTTGCTAACTTAATCGAAAATACTTTTATTCTCGATATGTTTATataccgattttttttaaatgtattgtcTTCAATGTTATGCGTTTAATAGGTAAGGCAAATCTTaacatctatttaaaaaaaattatagcttTGATCATGAATTCATGAATCAATATAAACACGCCAAAAAAACTACTAATACCTATTACGCATTAAACATCGACCATCCATTTAACCTATCATTGTCATATCTGAAAATTTTATAGTCACTTACGCCGtttacaaacttatttactACAGACGTAAACATGCCCTCTCAAATTGACGTATCTCTTTACGATTTCCGTAGTGACATACGACATTTACAAAGTTATCAACAGTAGTCATAAACATACGTTTTCAAATAGCAGTATCTCCTTACGAATTCCATTTTAACTTACGACGTTTACAAAGTAATCGACAGTAGTCGTAAACATGCACTCTCAAACAGCCGTATCTCTTTACTGTTACCATATTAACTTATGACCTTTACAAAGTCATCAATGGTAGTATAAACATTCGTTCTCAAACTGGCGTATCTGTATACTACTCCAATATTAACTTACGACTTTACTAAAGTTACATGTGCTGGTCATAAACAACATGCGTTGTCTATTGCGCGCGCGCAGGAAACGCGTCTATTTCCAGCCGGATGTGTTTattgtctgtctgtgtgtctcgTTAGCATATTGATCCGGCGCAGTTTATGATCTGGTGACCGGTGAcaaaaatggaaattaaaaGTGACAACTATTTTCCTGCAACattttgtgataataaatatgtGTTCTTAAAAAAAGAGCTCTAAAATTAGGAAACTTGAATATTCGTCAAGAAAATGGAATTAAAACTTTAGTAGTAGCAAGCGGCAGGGTTGCCGTGTGGAGCGGGAAGTGCGGCAGCAAGTAAACAACACGAGTATTGCGTAAATACTGATATTTATTCAGAAAAGTGTTACCTATATACATAGGTAACACTTTTCTGAATACATACTTACACTATTTagaaacatgcaaaaaatataacTCGTCACAGATCTGCTACCATTCCACGACGTCACACTAAGATTACATCCTTTGCCTTTCAGGTCACTAGAAAAGGGCAGCAGCAGCGCCAACGACAAACCCAACgagggtacagtcagcaacaacAGCAAAGAGCAGAACAAGAAGCCGCACATAAAGAAGCCTCTCAATGCCTTCATGCTGTACATGAAGGAGATGAGGGCGAAGGTCGTGGCCGAATGTACCTTGAAGGAATCGGCGGCTATTAATCAGATATTGGGAAGACGGGTGAGTTGATAAAGGTTCTTGTTTAGATATCTTTTGATTTTCGAACTCGTGACCACGAATGGATCTTAGATCTAGAAATACAGAACTATATGTTTAGATTTTGATAagaggatttttttaaacagacgcGTTTTGTTACTCATGAACGaacttgaaaaatatttagaagacgCTACTACTCAATGAAAGTTGAACAATATGTTGATTTATGTGTTTCAGATTTCTTCTATGGGTATTATTCAGCTTTCAttgttttctatttaaattCAGTTTTTAGTCCTTCAGTTATTATCCAAAAATGAATAAGTACAATTACAAGATTTAGACCCTCTTATTTCGGGAGTATAGATTCATTCGGGCCACTGAGTCATGGTCTTAATGACTTGACATTTTGTAAAACATGATGGCCAATTTTAAAAATCAATGTTCTTTGTATTGTGTCTTGTAAGGAATATGATTATGCTATCGAATGCCTACGTGTTTTTGTATCACCGGCGCGTGGAATAACAAGCAGTACTCGGGACGTAATCCGATTCCTAACAAGCCTTAGTCATGGACGCTCAACGCCGTTGAACGTCCACGATTGACAGTTGTCGGACTCAGTAACATATCAATATCGTGTCGTAATCTAACGCAGTGGCATTCGTTGAGTCGCGAAGAGCAAGCAAAGTACTATGAGAAAGCGAGACAGGAGAGACAGCTCCATATGCAGCTGTACCCGGGTTGGAGCGCGAGGGACAACTACGGTTACGGTTCCAAAAAGAAAAAGCGGAAAAAGGACCGTAGTCCTGCTGAGTTGGGAGGTATTGGACCCTAGGACCCGAACACGCGAGGGCTGGGATGTTCCGCGCTTGTACACTCGCTTCACCCCCGACCGGGCTCTCTCCCGCACACCCACTAACACCCCCGAGAGAGTCCCGTCCCGTAACTAACTACCGGCTTGTATTAACGACGAGTCCGTACCCGTGCCCGTCCTGTCCGTATGTgagtgtgcgtgtgtgcgtgttaACTACTGTGTTACTGTGCGGCGGCCCGGAGGTGCCTGTGCTAGAAAAGCGGCTGGAACCGTTGCGGTGAGGCGCGAGACGGCGACGGACCCGGACCGGTCCGGACCGGACCGGAACGGACCTTCGCGCGCCGCCCCGCGCCCCTTAGTGTTGCGTGTTCTGTGTACGTAGTCGTCGAGTGATCGTGTACATGTACACCCTACACCCCTATCGGAAACTATATTGGTTTGTTAGATGTCTAGACGAACCGCGACCGATACCGTCCGCAGAATAGGTTCTGTGAGGAACTATAATTGGCCATTTTCATTAGGATCAAAATTGAAGCGGCTTCACGCGGGCTGTTTTTCTAGCACGAGAGTAGGCGCGGTGCTCGGCCCGGGCGAGAACCACCGTCGAAGtgcattttcttttctttccaTATCGCGTCGGTTCAGTGGCATGCGCTGGGCCGCGAGGAGCAAGCAAAGTATTACGAGTTGGCGCGACGCGAGCGCCAGCTGCACATGCAGCTCTATCCCGATTGGTCGTCTAGGGCTAATACGCAAAGGGGCAAGAAGAGGAAGCGAAAACAGGAGACAACCGATGGAGGTACTGCCTTACACTCCGGCCGCCTCCCGTCTGTCCGCGGACGACAGACCGCTCCCATCCCGCGGCGGGCGTCTAGTGCACACTCCTCATTTACAAACGAGGTCAATTAATGAAGGATTAAGTCGCAGACGCCCGCCGCATCCCGTCCTCTCCCCCCGTGGAGGTCAATCACTTGCTCTTGAACACAATTCGACATAGCATTATTGCCGAATGTTGGTTAACGGGGTCCAGGTTGTAGCAATatcagtatttttatatattatttatcgcctttatttatttttattacaacgcTATTTTATGAGAACCCTGTTGTAAGTGGCACTCCTTCGAAGGTTGTCCCGGTTTTTGGCTTTCCGTTCTGCTCCAAGTCAGTGTCGGGGAGCGTGCATGTTCGACAGTCGAAGGACCAAGTGACCGCTTGCAGGGAGTAGTAGAGTACCGATAGTCAGCCTGGGACAGCCTTCCCGACTGGTCTGAAGCGTCGTGCGCTGCATGCGGCAGGGACGCCCGCCGCTGCGCCCACAGTTGGGTAACCGGCCCAGCCTGCTTGTGTCTGCGGTGTCTATATATAATGATACTGGCCAAAtgattcaatatttatttttgattccGGAGAACCTATTCTGCTTAAATTTTGCTTATAAGCGTCATGTTTAtttgtggttattattttattttcgaacGTAGTTAGCATTTATTTTGGAAGTTCATGCGTGTAgtctgttatttttaaaaccaatgTTTTTTCCGTTATCCCTTTCGTTTGTCCCGTCCCCTCCCGCATGCCACTAACACGTCTGGGGGTATGGATGCATGCTgcttttttgtagttttagcGTATTAGTTTACATTAAGGCTTGGAATATGATTTCGGGTAACCTTTGATTCGCAAGCGAGTACTTATTTATCGATTTCATTGGCCTCCTGATTTGACCGCTGAACCAAAATTTATCTgatgtcatatttttattttctaatctGGACATTTAATTCCATAATGATTGATTTGCTATTATGAATTATTTGATAACTTTGCCATGGATTGTATTTTTCCAAATATCCAGAAATTTCTTTTTCCCGAGTGGATTTTGAAGTGCGTGTTCTAACTGTGTGTCCTAATGTACTTCCAGGAAATAATTTGAAGAAGTGCCGAGCGAGGTACGGCCTCGATCAACAGAATCAGTGGTGCAAACCTTGCAGGTGTGTGTCCTTCtttctcatttttattatttattttcgctTGACACAGAAAATCTATCAGCACAACCCAGAGTAATCTGTGGAACTGTTGGCAACAgttattttgatattgtttcTATGTGGAAAGACTTGGCTATCTTTCAGTCTAAAGTTTCCCAAGAGAGCCTGGTCGTAAcattttcgtattatttaataacaaatcCTATAACTTAGTCGTTATTTTTacgaatttgtttattattttaacctGTTCAGAGTGAACAGAGCTGAAGACGATGGTGATTCAGAAAATGTGTCTTTTcacaaagaaatatataaaaataccttAGCGAAACGgaatagatttttttgaaaGTAGACAAAGAGTGAAGTAGTGGAAGTAGGTGTAAGTTCGCCGGCGTCGAAGGGCAATCATTTGTCGAAGAAAAGCTTTCAAAAAAATCTTGACACATTTTCTGAATTGCTATCGCTTTTTCCTTTGAATTCGTTTACGTTAAGTGTGAGGTTATAAAGTTCCATGTACTGATGAAATGTTTTCTCCACTCATGATTGCCGCTTCCCACGGATTGGATCCGCTGGCACTATTGGTGACGTTTttctgacattttttttatatattttgctcCGATGCGATTTTTATATTGCGTTCGCCTCACGCTACTTGACTCGGACTGTTTGCTTTGTAATAACCTGACAATCACATAACCTCCCACTTTTTATCATTCTATGCTtctgttgtttattttttgtgcatCATTTTATAATCACCTTCATTTTTATCATTAActcttttcttttaaatatctcCTCTTTacaaacgattttttttctcaCCTACTTATTCCACTCTACTCATCTTATCGTCATACGTGTTATATCCGCTATAATTTTTGTTtcctttttgtattttactgtattAACTAACTTCTAATCTACCATACCGACCTCATTACCATCTTATGTTTTTCCCTTCGCTTTATCTATTTTTATCCTTAACATTTTACATTCTACTTCTCTAATAATCTTGATTACTTGTACTTTCTTGTCGTTATTGACTTCTGATTCTCCTTAATCTATTATTATATTCTTTACGTTTCCATTCATATTGAATATCCTTCTCCTGCCGTAATCTGTTTATCCCACTCGATCGTCCCTCACCCCACTCACGATATATAACGGGCGGGGGCAGCCCCGAGTCGAGCAGCGTGCTGGTGTCGGGCGGGGTGGGGGTGGGGCTGGGGCTGCTGCGGCCGGAGCCGGCGGCGCCGCTGGTGGCCGCGAGCCCGCAGGAGCCCACCTACGTCAACCTCTAGTGCCGGCCGAGCGCCGGACGAGCCACGGTCAGTCCAAGGACCAGGTTGAATGTGACGACCGTTTTAAAAATATCATTCGACGAAATTTGGAATTTGCGGAATGTTTCTGAAAAATTGGAACACTGctacaaaatttcaaaaaaaaaaacacaatattatattttgaaaatgttaAATTGTCGGTCCATATTCAAAATGTGGGAAGGTTTCGAGActtaatgaaaattttaattttggaaactttctgTCAGCACACCAGTACCTACCCACTGGAGTATgatcaacaaaaaatatatgctatttaATTGTTGCATTTACTAGTTTTGCAAAGATAATCTATGTTTACATGACGGACACCTACATAGCTacgaaaatgtaataaaatgaaTGCGAATGATATTGTTAAAATGGCTGTTACCGTATTTGTCGTGAAATGGAAATGCCGTGAACAGTAGTAGTTTCGATTgcagtgtttttttatttattaaaatggcaTGTTATATCTTATCTAAATTtagtaaatatgttttaaaaagcTTTAATCTTATTGACACAAAAGGACTTATCagcgaaaaaggtttttttttgtttcttgtaCTTTTTATACCGAAACGTATAACATTTCAATAACAATGCCATAATCTAATACTTGTTAAAGAATTTTGTGAGGCTTGTATTTCGACGTTGTTTagattttgtgttttttgtgtaatttttgtAGAATCTTTGTTGCTTTTTAGGTTCTTCGTGCCTCTAAAGAGGACACATAACTCCTTAATACTcggcatgttttttttgtttttattgtgagCTCTTCTAACATTGATCAGGCATGATTCAAATGAAAgattttttagtgtttttgttGTTACGTATTGATGTTttgtagttatttttaaattaatgtttcaTATTATTAACAAGTattgaaaatttgtttttaaaataagtatgtttaatttattataccCTTCGATTACATTTTCTTCTTTTAGTAATATGAAACATTTTGTTTAGTCTGAGTAATCAGTTTCACGATGGTTTCCATAAGTTATAATTTTGCTTGCTTTTTAACGAATaaacgattttataaaaaagttagtattaaatagtacattattgttgAGGCTCGGAAGTAGCCACTTGCTGGCTGAGGATTCGTTTTAAACGGACGACCCTGGGAGTCTGTTTAATTGAATCCGAAGCCAGCAAGTAGCCTTCCAGCCGAGTCTTATATAGTGTTTTCCtcaaaaatggtgcaagaaatataaatataatagaaatattattattattatttgatggcctagtgtagtgaccctgcctatgaagccgatagtaccgagttcaaatcttggtaagggcatttatttatgtgatgagcattaatatttgttcctgagtcatgggtgttatctatgtacttatatattatatatatcgttgtctaagtacccacaacacaagccttattgggcttactgtgtGTTGTCGAGGTGATAAATAAGAGTGGACTGTAGTATAAAACGCTGGTTTACTTCCAAATTACAAGAAATACAAAAGGTGGCAAAGTGAATCGTCGTTGGGGAATCGGATAACAACCGGTAAATTTTTAAAGCTCTAGGAACTGTcaaagttttaaatgtaaaattgcCATAGTTACATTTGAATATAGAGATTGAATTATGATTAgatttatacattttgttgaatatcttaattaaaaaatatgcaatttattttattatattatttattttatttattttttgtttattttgaattgaattaattataagaaaatattgttacatttaattaaattatataatataaaactatgGAAACGATTTTTAATACATATGGTAGGTTTTTTTCCTAACGAATACAGGATCAAAAAAGAGTCCATTTTTGAACGATTCgtaatacctataatatttatttatttatttaaatattttaccgtTAAGTCCATTGAGGCTGCGTTAAGCCACGtttttatgtatacattttcaCAGAATAAAGTTAAAACAGTTGAAACGATTTACTTTGCcacctttttattttataaaaaaaaatagtgtattTTTCAGCCAAAAATGCGCCAACCTATTTGAGGCCGTTAAATAATCGCAGTGccgatattataataatacatatactgATCATCTCTTTGGCTATTTAATGAACCTATGCTTTCTTTTGATATGgccatttcaactttttaaactcgacaaataatggaatttgtatgtatttttcaaCCGGCAAAACCGACTGTGCCGTgcgaaaaatattttcatgtttatTTTCCTATTATATTACTATTTTCCGTAAACTTTGTATAACGGTAAAGACGCTAAGGTAAGAGTAATGAATGGTAATTttagacatttttttcttttagtaaGTATGAGATAAGTTTGTGATTCACCAGCAGATAACTTATGCAATTAATGAAATGTACAAATCTTTTTAGAAATGCTCAAACTCAAGCAAAATTATAACTTACCATTCCAAAACAGCCAACAATTGTAATGTTACCACGAATGTTGCAGGCGGAAGAAGAAATGCGTGCGCTACATGGAAGCGCTGGCGGCCGCGTCCGGGACGATGGGGGTGGGGGGCCCGCCCGCGACGCCGCAGTCGCCGTGCTCCGATGAGGACGTGAAGCTCGAGGAGCTGTCGGACGCGTCGGACGACGACGGCGACGCCGACACGCCGCTGTCGGCGTCCAGCCCGGGCGGGCTGTCGGCGCTGTCGTCGCTGGCGTCGCCCGCGTCCgacccgccgccgccgccgcgccacCCCGTGGGCACCAACCCGCGCGACGCCAACAACCCGCTGTCCGTGGGCCAGCTCACCAGCCAGTCCTGGCCGCGCGCGGCGCAGGCGCGGCCCGGCCACGAGGTCATCTCCGTCTCCTAGTGCCGGCCGCTCGGCGCCGCCTCCGCACGGGGTTCGCGGCGAGGCTGACTCAGTGTTTAGTGGACGGTGCTGCCATCTCGAGGCGGGGACTGGCGCCCTCTAGCGGCCGCGCCCCGAGGCGAGTCGTGTCGGTTGTGATAACTAAACAAGTAGGTACCCCGTATACTGATCCTTCGATAAACTTTTACCGTTCGCGGATACATATGACGTAAACGAATACCGGCATTTCGTGTGCTTTATTTTCGAGAGGCCTAATTGAAAATTCATCTTCTTTTACCAAATGCTCGGTATTCTTTTACGTCGGTCCGTATATGTATAAATGTACAATTGACATTTCAAATTGACCTTGAGTTTATGACTcttaacatttaattataatacctCATATGTTGTCATTtctattttttcataaatttaaaGTCGCTTTGATCTCAATTTGAGCCCCAATCGAGTCATTTAGCATCTTGTATGACAGCACCCacagatttatttttcaaattttttctTCCACACAATTTTGGGGTTTTCAGTTGTCATTGCTGAATGTTATTTCTACAGCATGCaagttatttgttattattttaaaaccctAATATTGTGTCTATGAACTAGTCACATGTCAAATGTGCCATTTACACCTGTTTTTAATCGTTTTTGGATTTGAATTATAAAAATGTGGGAATACTAAAGTACATGGCATATGTTAAACATCAATAATTTAAGTTTCCTTACATTTTGATCTGTTGACATGTAAACTGACTGCATTGTAACTGTGTgactatttttcaaaataaactaggttGATTTTAACGCCATCTATATCGTCATAGCCAATAACACAAatcttttttataataatcataaaaatcTAGACCGTTTTTTAAGACTTATGCAGCGGGATTAAATGTCACAGATTGAAAACGCACACTTATTACCATAAATTTTCAATTCACTTGTTCCGTTCATTGTACTTATTAACAATATCCTTAATTATTAACTGAGATTAAACAGTGAAATATAAAGTTATGGTAATATTGCTATGGAAAGTACTGCTAACTCTGTCACATACATTGCTCTCTTATGGACATTTCATTTAAACATCTTATTAACGGATTCAACTCAATATTTACTTCATACGTCTATCTTACATATAATTTCGTGTATTTTTCTAATTATGTTTCAACTAATTACTTGATATAGTGAAATTCAAATAGAAAAATACGCCTGGGAAATGTCAGGAATGAACGCAGGCGGGAGCCGCAAACCTTTTTTAGGTTGTTTAAGTTATTTCGAGttgaattttttaattaagttttttccTTAATGTTTCATCGGACGGCCTGCACCGATAAGGTTCCATGTAACGTAGTTTAATTAagatatagttttaaaaagaatAATTTCCCTTTGTAgcatgtttttgtaaaaagttaaaTGTAAGATGACACAAAGGGAAAAGGAGTTTTTTTCCGTTGTGCGGAACAAGTTAGACTGTCGTAGGGTAGTTTAGGCACGTTGTATGAGTGAATTTGTAAATCGGGATTTGGACCGAGTGCTCTTTAATATAAGGTCGTATTTTTAATGgagtttgatttttaatttgaatggATTTTATTTATCCGATAGGCTTTTGACTTTTCTCAAAGATATATCAAGCATGCGTTACAATCATGAAATTCGATTTTGCAtgcatttgtttgtttaattaaaCAAGTCTTATGAAAATACGACTTTTTATTTCCCTAATGGTTTCACTTTTATTACGATGTGTTAAAGAGCATTTAGGTACAATTTAAACCactgtatatgtgtaagtacatatatgatgtaaaaatataaaatataggtTTAATATAACTGTGTCATATTAGAAATAAGTGTACTATGCTACTTATGtatacattattacaatataaaaagtttaaagaaaaatattagcGGAATACTgacttgaaacaaaaaaatgtataatgaaaaatttaacaggataaattgtaattttcatattataatttttacatttcCTGGGATTATAATAAAGAAACAGAGTGTATAGGACTCGactttgtaaataaatttgtaattcatgaatattagatttttttcggttaaaaaaatattgcatttatattattattaaaatacccTCGGAATGTTCTCGGATGGTTTGTTTTATCCAACAGTTCTTtttgttaattactttttattgttattattaagatttttaacGTTGTTGACTGCAAATCAAGCCatattaatgaaaatcacttgaTTTAACACGACTTTTAAAACTATTATGAGCCCCGTTGATTAAAACAGTTGACTATCGTGATcaatgatttttaattttgaccAAATCTTGATCATTTTAAGcatttttaaggtttttgaCCCGCTAGCTTTGCATAGGAAATAAATGTGCAATACTGAACATGGGTACTGTATAAAACTAAAtcttaaataagatttttttgtaaatttatattttaaggtactttgaattttactattattgaatttattttcgtttcgcgcaaaaatatgatttgatttattttgacgGTATTATAATGAAAGTGCCAAAACCATCTAGAACTGAATTTTGCCAGGGAAATAAAATggatt contains the following coding sequences:
- the LOC133530554 gene encoding protein pangolin, isoforms A/H/I/S isoform X2, whose amino-acid sequence is MPHAHTSSAASSGGDDLGSTDEVKVFKDEGDGEDEKRSSENLLEEKSSLIDWTESEEKSGEPYSGKLSVKSDLSPVFGKFDPHPAAGFNMGYLMAPYPYPNGGAHPLPVSMAGKMGLPAGGSLSLFCPGGDLGQPPPAHMGIPPPYQLDSKLAAGLARTPMYPFPGGTYPYPMLSPEMSQVAASWHTPSMYPISSAASSFRSPYPTSLPISTSSLSSELYRFSPTLGGGLGLGLGPALVPPPPSKADLESHHARYARSLEKGSSSANDKPNEGTVSNNSKEQNKKPHIKKPLNAFMLYMKEMRAKVVAECTLKESAAINQILGRRWHALGREEQAKYYELARRERQLHMQLYPDWSSRANTQRGKKRKRKQETTDGGNNLKKCRARYGLDQQNQWCKPCRRKKKCVRYMEALAAASGTMGVGGPPATPQSPCSDEDVKLEELSDASDDDGDADTPLSASSPGGLSALSSLASPASDPPPPPRHPVGTNPRDANNPLSVGQLTSQSWPRAAQARPGHEVISVS
- the LOC133530554 gene encoding protein pangolin, isoforms A/H/I/S isoform X1, which codes for MPHAHTSSAASSGGDDLGSTDEVKVFKDEGDGEDEKRSSENLLEEKSSLIDWTESEEKSGEPYSGKLSVKSDLSPVFGKFDPHPAAGFNMGYLMAPYPYPNGGAHPLPVSMAGKMGLPAGGSLSLFCPGGDLGQPPPAHMGIPPPYQLDSKLAAGLARTPMYPFPGGTYPYPMLSPEMSQVAASWHTPSMYPISSAASSFRSPYPTSLPISTSSLSSELYRFSPTLGGGLGLGLGPALVPPPPSKADLESHHARYARSLEKGSSSANDKPNEGTVSNNSKEQNKKPHIKKPLNAFMLYMKEMRAKVVAECTLKESAAINQILGRRWHSLSREEQAKYYEKARQERQLHMQLYPGWSARDNYGYGSKKKKRKKDRSPAELGGNNLKKCRARYGLDQQNQWCKPCRRKKKCVRYMEALAAASGTMGVGGPPATPQSPCSDEDVKLEELSDASDDDGDADTPLSASSPGGLSALSSLASPASDPPPPPRHPVGTNPRDANNPLSVGQLTSQSWPRAAQARPGHEVISVS